From the Roseofilum capinflatum BLCC-M114 genome, one window contains:
- a CDS encoding DUF3368 domain-containing protein, whose amino-acid sequence MIVISDTSPITNLAAVELLELLHILYDRVVIPQAVYDEMTALGYQVPGTVEVQNLDWIETQSVSDRLRVEALQAKLDLGEAEAIVLALELDADLLLIDERRGRQEALEQGVTKISGLLGILQEAKAKGLISTIKPVLDRLISENNFRISDRLYYAVVKSADE is encoded by the coding sequence ATGATTGTTATTAGCGATACTTCACCGATTACTAATTTAGCGGCTGTTGAACTTTTAGAGCTTTTGCATATTCTATACGATCGAGTCGTTATTCCTCAAGCTGTTTATGATGAAATGACTGCGTTAGGTTATCAAGTTCCTGGTACAGTTGAAGTTCAAAATCTGGATTGGATCGAGACGCAATCGGTTAGCGATCGCTTGAGGGTTGAAGCTTTACAGGCTAAGTTGGATTTAGGAGAAGCTGAGGCAATTGTTTTGGCGTTAGAACTCGATGCTGATTTATTATTAATTGATGAGCGTAGAGGAAGACAAGAAGCTTTAGAACAGGGAGTAACGAAAATTAGTGGATTGTTAGGTATCTTGCAGGAAGCAAAGGCAAAAGGTTTGATTTCAACAATTAAGCCTGTTTTAGATCGGTTAATTTCTGAAAACAACTTTCGCATTAGCGATCGCCTCTACTACGCTGTTGTAAAATCTGCCGACGAGTAG
- a CDS encoding UPF0175 family protein → MAVLIPDDILQAAEMSEAQLKLEIAIMLFQQDRISIGKARHLAGMHLLEFQKEIASRGICIHYDVEEFEEDLKTLQALGRL, encoded by the coding sequence ATGGCTGTCCTCATTCCGGATGATATTCTCCAAGCTGCCGAAATGTCTGAAGCGCAGTTGAAGCTGGAAATTGCGATTATGCTATTCCAACAAGATAGAATTAGTATAGGGAAAGCACGTCATTTAGCCGGGATGCATTTGTTAGAGTTTCAGAAAGAAATTGCTAGTCGCGGTATTTGTATTCATTATGATGTTGAGGAATTTGAAGAGGATCTGAAAACCCTGCAAGCCCTAGGTCGTCTATGA
- a CDS encoding DUF433 domain-containing protein has protein sequence MIYSNGKPCIKGTRIMVSVILDNLAEGLTVEEIVADYPPLNQEQVRSAIAYTRNKVGN, from the coding sequence ATCATCTACTCGAATGGGAAACCTTGTATTAAAGGAACTCGAATCATGGTTTCTGTGATTTTAGATAACTTGGCAGAGGGATTGACCGTAGAAGAGATTGTAGCCGATTATCCACCCTTGAATCAGGAGCAGGTGCGATCGGCGATCGCCTATACTAGAAATAAAGTAGGTAACTAA